One Simonsiella muelleri ATCC 29453 DNA window includes the following coding sequences:
- a CDS encoding AAA family ATPase produces the protein MQKFILLRGHEGSGKSTFARTQIHQFQENFPDAHIIHIDNDLALTDKNGVYHFDFEKFAQAHRDNMAAQQAAFAQGQREPHRPMLVINANPNQKAKTCQQWIDAALQHGFVVEVYRLHRFFLNLHGVSENDVQKSYARLDANPIAGEIHIF, from the coding sequence ATGCAAAAATTTATTTTATTACGCGGACACGAAGGTTCGGGCAAATCCACATTTGCACGCACCCAGATTCACCAATTTCAAGAAAATTTTCCTGATGCACACATCATTCACATTGATAATGACTTGGCTTTGACCGATAAAAATGGCGTATATCATTTTGATTTTGAGAAATTTGCTCAAGCACATCGCGATAATATGGCAGCGCAACAAGCCGCATTTGCACAAGGACAACGCGAACCGCATCGCCCTATGCTCGTCATCAACGCGAACCCCAACCAAAAAGCCAAAACCTGCCAACAATGGATTGATGCTGCGCTACAACATGGTTTTGTGGTGGAAGTTTATCGGCTGCATCGTTTTTTTCTCAACTTGCACGGCGTGAGTGAAAACGATGTCCAAAAAAGCTATGCACGACTTGATGCCAATCCGATTGCTGGCGAAATCCATATTTTTTAA
- the tsaE gene encoding tRNA (adenosine(37)-N6)-threonylcarbamoyltransferase complex ATPase subunit type 1 TsaE encodes MTQSIFLPDESATLAMGTQWARCVAAPLVIYLNGDLGMGKTTFVRGLLRGLGYQGAVKSPTYAIVESYRLPEYELNHFDLYRFSYPEEWQDAGLDDFFSGNHVNLIEWAVQGGEFVPAPDLVITFSMQNGGRLCIVAAHSASGQRSLNLWQN; translated from the coding sequence ATGACTCAATCTATTTTTTTGCCTGATGAATCCGCCACTTTGGCAATGGGGACACAATGGGCGCGGTGTGTTGCTGCGCCGTTGGTCATTTATTTAAATGGTGATTTAGGCATGGGCAAGACCACGTTTGTGCGTGGATTATTGCGCGGTTTGGGCTATCAAGGGGCGGTCAAAAGCCCCACTTATGCGATTGTGGAAAGTTACAGGCTGCCTGAATATGAACTGAATCACTTTGATTTGTATCGTTTTAGCTACCCAGAAGAATGGCAAGACGCGGGTTTAGACGATTTTTTTTCAGGCAACCATGTGAATTTAATTGAGTGGGCAGTACAAGGGGGCGAGTTTGTCCCTGCGCCCGATTTGGTCATCACATTTTCCATGCAGAATGGCGGACGCTTATGTATCGTAGCGGCGCATTCTGCTTCAGGACAACGGAGTTTAAATTTATGGCAGAATTGA
- a CDS encoding N-acetylmuramoyl-L-alanine amidase translates to MAELSRRQLLGASAGAMLLGAPKLALAASRNQFLAVRIWPAQAYTRITLESTEKINYKYFVLNNPNRIIVDIENANLNNVLNTITQKVQHSDPYIRNIRAGQKDDNTIRIVMELKSNINPQIFNLEPVSNFKHRLVMDLYPANGRVGEDPILALLNDMGVKSPTNTINNSSPYRQTAVPKRSNRRPVIMLDPGHGGEDPGAISPNGLQEKEVVLAIARETKKRLEALGYKVYMTRNEDVFIPLKVRTQKAQHVQADLFVSIHADSVNRPEPRGTGVYVLSERGASSEAARLLADSQNRSDTIGGVKMSNNREVNNVLMDMLQSQTITDSSRLARLVLNQLGKHNKIKNEINLANFVVLRSPDIPSILVETAFLSNPQDEALLRSTSFRKKVAQSIADGMKQYLSAAVLAQR, encoded by the coding sequence ATGGCAGAATTGAGTCGCCGTCAGTTATTAGGTGCATCGGCAGGTGCAATGTTGTTGGGTGCGCCCAAATTGGCTTTAGCAGCAAGTCGCAATCAGTTTTTAGCAGTCCGTATTTGGCCAGCACAAGCCTACACACGCATCACGTTGGAATCCACCGAAAAAATTAATTACAAATATTTTGTGTTAAATAATCCCAATCGTATTATTGTGGATATTGAAAACGCAAATTTAAACAATGTATTAAACACCATCACACAGAAAGTCCAACACAGCGACCCTTATATTCGCAATATTCGTGCTGGACAAAAAGACGACAACACCATTCGCATTGTGATGGAATTAAAATCCAATATTAATCCGCAAATCTTTAATTTAGAACCTGTTTCTAATTTTAAACACCGTTTAGTCATGGATTTGTACCCAGCCAATGGACGCGTAGGCGAAGACCCGATTTTGGCATTATTGAATGATATGGGCGTAAAATCCCCAACCAATACCATCAATAATTCATCGCCTTACCGCCAAACTGCCGTACCCAAGCGTTCTAATCGCCGACCTGTGATTATGCTTGACCCTGGACATGGCGGCGAAGACCCTGGTGCCATCAGTCCCAATGGTTTGCAAGAAAAAGAAGTGGTGTTGGCAATTGCGCGTGAAACAAAAAAACGTTTGGAAGCATTGGGTTACAAAGTTTACATGACGCGCAATGAAGACGTATTTATCCCACTCAAAGTGCGGACACAAAAAGCACAACACGTACAAGCCGATTTGTTTGTGTCGATTCACGCCGATTCGGTAAACCGCCCCGAACCTCGCGGAACAGGTGTGTATGTATTGAGTGAACGTGGCGCAAGTAGTGAAGCAGCACGATTGTTAGCAGACAGCCAAAACCGTTCCGACACCATCGGTGGCGTAAAGATGAGCAATAACCGCGAAGTAAATAACGTCTTAATGGATATGCTGCAATCACAAACCATCACAGACAGCAGCCGTTTGGCGCGTTTGGTGCTGAATCAATTGGGAAAACACAATAAAATCAAAAATGAAATCAACTTAGCTAATTTTGTGGTATTGCGTTCGCCTGATATTCCTTCTATTTTGGTGGAAACGGCGTTTTTGTCCAATCCGCAAGACGAAGCCTTGTTGCGTAGCACCAGTTTCCGTAAAAAAGTGGCGCAATCCATTGCCGATGGCATGAAACAATATTTGAGTGCAGCGGTTTTGGCGCAACGTTAA